The following coding sequences are from one Delphinus delphis chromosome 19, mDelDel1.2, whole genome shotgun sequence window:
- the LOC132414886 gene encoding ADP-ribosylation factor 2 isoform X1 — protein MGNVFEKLFKSLFGKKEMRILMVGLDAAGKTTILYKLKLGEIVTTIPTIGFNVETVEYKNISFTVWDVGGQDKIRPLWRHYFQNTQGLIFVVDSNDRERVNEAREELTRMLAEDELRDAVLLVFVNKQDLPNAMNAAEITDKLGLHSLRQRNWYIQATCATSGDGLYEGLDWLSNQLKTQK, from the exons ATGGGGAACGTTtttgaaaaactgtttaaaaGTCTATTTGGGAAAAAAGAGATGCGGATTCTTATGGTGGGTTTGGATGCCGCTGGAAAAACCACCATCTTGTATAAATTGAAGCTGGGAGAGATTGTGACTACCATCCCTACGATAG GTTTCAACGTGGAGACGGTAGAATATAAAAACATCAGCTTCACGGTCTGGGATGTTGGTGGCCAGGACAAAATCAGACCTTTGTGGCGACATTATTTCCAGAACACACAAG GTCTGATTTTTGTGGTCGACAGTAATGACAGAGAGCGCGTCAATGAAGCCCGAGAAGAACTAACCAGAATGTTAGCCGAAGATGAGCTCAGAGATGCAGTTTTATTGGTGTTTGTGAATAAACAG GATCTTCCCAATGCTATGAACGCAGCAGAGATAACGGACAAGCTTGGTTTACATTCCCTCCGCCAGAGAAACTGGTACATTCAGGCTACTTGTGCTACCAGTGGAGATGGGCTTTACGAAGGCCTGGACTGGCTCTCCAACCAGCTCAAAACCCAGAAGTGA